One segment of Oscillospiraceae bacterium MB08-C2-2 DNA contains the following:
- the tsaB gene encoding tRNA (adenosine(37)-N6)-threonylcarbamoyltransferase complex dimerization subunit type 1 TsaB has translation MILALDSSAKAASCALWEDGVLRGETFLNTGLTHSQTLMSAVEALLEQTRISLSAVDRLAVSAGPGSFTGLRIGIAAVKGLAMGLEKPCVGVSTLKGLAFNLEGFEGIVVPVMDARRQQVYTALFESGGGGMIRLCEDAALSIEELSQRLAAYADQSIWLVGDGAALCYGELSGENLRLAPEHLRHQRAASVARAAVEEPSVPAGELLPVYLRLPQAQREYLEKLKGESV, from the coding sequence ATGATATTGGCGCTGGATTCCTCCGCCAAAGCCGCTTCCTGTGCCTTGTGGGAGGATGGCGTGCTGCGGGGGGAAACCTTTCTCAACACCGGCCTGACCCACTCCCAGACCCTGATGTCTGCGGTGGAGGCACTGCTGGAGCAAACAAGGATTTCCCTTTCGGCTGTGGACCGGCTGGCTGTTTCGGCGGGGCCCGGTTCCTTTACCGGCCTGCGGATTGGCATTGCCGCTGTCAAGGGGCTTGCTATGGGGCTGGAAAAGCCCTGTGTGGGGGTTTCTACCCTCAAGGGGCTCGCCTTTAATCTGGAAGGCTTTGAGGGCATTGTGGTGCCGGTGATGGATGCGCGCCGCCAGCAAGTGTATACCGCCCTCTTTGAAAGCGGAGGCGGCGGAATGATCCGCCTGTGTGAGGATGCCGCTCTTTCCATAGAGGAGCTGAGCCAACGTCTGGCAGCCTATGCCGACCAATCCATCTGGCTGGTGGGGGATGGAGCCGCACTCTGCTACGGTGAGCTGAGCGGGGAGAACCTTCGTCTGGCGCCGGAGCATCTGCGCCACCAGCGGGCCGCCAGTGTGGCCAGAGCCGCCGTAGAGGAGCCATCTGTTCCGGCGGGAGAGCTTTTGCCTGTTTATTTACGCTTGCCTCAGGCGCAGCGAGAATATCTTGAAAAATTGAAAGGAGAATCTGTATGA
- a CDS encoding M23 family metallopeptidase produces the protein MSKMNFSKGKFSRFISSKGFYVALAVCLMGAGVATWLAVDRTLNGIEQNNQQMLENDYFLEQSVPLQPAEKKDENQQQPSSKPSASSPEVSSQPEASSEPAKPSAQPAASPVSPSLPATVYALPVKGDIINPYSNGELVKNISLNDWRTHDGVDIRAEKGTQVMSAADGTVKSVASDPLWGTVVTISHKDGHETIYAGLGREVMVATGDNVMVRQVIGSIDSIPCEVNDPSHLHFAMKKDSAWCDPLSVISRA, from the coding sequence ATGAGCAAAATGAATTTTTCAAAGGGTAAATTCAGCAGGTTCATTTCTTCTAAAGGATTTTATGTGGCATTGGCGGTCTGCCTGATGGGCGCCGGTGTTGCTACATGGCTGGCAGTGGATCGGACGCTGAACGGAATTGAACAAAACAATCAACAAATGCTGGAGAACGACTATTTTTTAGAGCAATCCGTCCCACTGCAACCGGCGGAAAAAAAAGACGAGAATCAGCAGCAGCCCTCGTCAAAACCTTCTGCTTCCTCACCGGAGGTTTCTTCTCAGCCCGAAGCTTCTTCAGAGCCTGCAAAACCCTCCGCACAACCGGCCGCATCGCCCGTATCGCCCTCGCTACCTGCAACGGTTTACGCCTTGCCCGTAAAGGGTGATATTATCAACCCCTACAGCAACGGCGAGCTGGTCAAAAACATATCCCTCAACGATTGGCGCACCCATGACGGAGTGGATATTCGTGCCGAAAAGGGCACACAGGTTATGTCCGCTGCCGATGGCACTGTCAAAAGCGTGGCCAGTGATCCCCTTTGGGGAACGGTTGTTACCATTTCTCATAAAGATGGCCACGAAACCATTTACGCAGGTCTTGGCCGTGAAGTCATGGTTGCTACCGGCGATAATGTAATGGTTCGGCAGGTGATCGGTTCTATTGACAGTATTCCCTGTGAAGTCAACGACCCAAGCCATCTGCATTTTGCCATGAAAAAGGATAGCGCTTGGTGTGACCCTCTGAGTGTGATTTCCCGGGCATAA
- a CDS encoding sulfite exporter TauE/SafE family protein, which produces MSGWIWIFVVSFIGAVLSSLGMGGGGILLIYLTAYAGVNQLTAQGINLVFFFPIAAVAIFLHARNHLIRWRLVLPIVLTGLVGVWGGALLAQKIGSQLLSKAFACLLLVIGLRELFGKSQQKEE; this is translated from the coding sequence ATGAGCGGTTGGATCTGGATTTTTGTGGTCTCTTTTATCGGTGCGGTGCTCAGCTCCTTGGGGATGGGCGGAGGCGGCATTTTGCTGATTTATCTCACCGCTTATGCCGGAGTGAATCAGCTCACCGCCCAAGGCATCAATCTGGTTTTCTTTTTCCCCATTGCCGCAGTTGCCATTTTCCTTCACGCCAGAAACCACCTGATTCGCTGGCGGCTGGTGCTCCCCATTGTGCTGACCGGTCTGGTTGGTGTTTGGGGCGGTGCCCTGCTGGCGCAGAAAATTGGTTCCCAGCTTCTTTCCAAAGCCTTTGCCTGCCTGCTGCTGGTGATTGGGCTACGGGAACTGTTTGGGAAATCCCAGCAAAAGGAGGAATAG
- a CDS encoding formate--tetrahydrofolate ligase: MRSDIEIAQSTSLLPIEEIARNAGVLPEELELYGRYKAKLSEGIFERLSDRTDGKLILVTAINPTPAGEGKTTTTVGLGMAMNKLGKKAIIALREPSLGPVFGVKGGAAGGGYSQVVPMEDINLHFTGDMHAITAANNLLCAVVDNHLHQGNELGIDCRRILFRRCMDMNDRALRETVVGLGGKINGFPREDSFQITVASEVMAILCLASDLADLKKRLGDILVGYTLDNRPVYARDLGVEGSMTALLKEAIKPNLVQTLENTPALMHGGPFANIAHGCNSIRATRLALKLADYTVTEAGFGSDLGAEKFLDIKCRCGGLTPSAVVVVATARALKYNGGVPAKETPQPNLEALKAGLCNLGAHVENMQKYGLPVVVAINQFATDSVEELEAIASYCKELGADFALSQVFAKGGEGGLELARQVVAACEKPSDFQPIYALEQSAQEKIHTLATRIYGAAGVEYTTTAKKALAAIEALGKGNLPVCMAKTQYSLSDNPALLGRPSGFTLSVRDVRLSAGAGFLVVFTGEIMTMPGLPKKPMALSIDVDEKGNILNLF; the protein is encoded by the coding sequence ATGCGTAGCGATATTGAAATTGCCCAGAGTACATCCCTTTTGCCCATTGAGGAAATTGCGCGGAATGCAGGGGTTTTGCCGGAGGAGCTGGAGCTTTACGGCCGTTATAAGGCCAAGCTTTCCGAGGGGATTTTTGAGCGGCTTTCCGATCGAACCGACGGCAAGCTGATATTGGTTACAGCCATTAACCCTACCCCCGCCGGGGAAGGAAAAACCACCACCACCGTTGGCTTGGGAATGGCCATGAATAAGCTGGGCAAAAAAGCCATTATTGCACTGCGTGAGCCAAGCCTTGGCCCTGTTTTCGGGGTTAAGGGAGGCGCCGCAGGAGGCGGCTATTCACAGGTTGTGCCTATGGAGGATATTAACCTTCACTTTACCGGTGATATGCACGCCATTACTGCCGCCAACAACCTGCTCTGTGCCGTGGTGGATAACCACCTGCATCAAGGGAATGAGCTGGGCATTGACTGCCGGCGCATTTTGTTCCGCCGGTGCATGGATATGAATGACCGTGCGCTGCGTGAAACAGTTGTGGGGCTGGGCGGCAAAATCAACGGGTTCCCCCGTGAGGATAGCTTTCAGATCACAGTAGCCAGCGAGGTTATGGCCATTTTATGTCTTGCCTCGGATTTGGCTGATCTCAAAAAGCGCCTTGGGGATATTCTGGTTGGCTACACCTTGGATAACCGGCCGGTTTATGCGCGGGATTTGGGTGTGGAAGGCTCCATGACCGCCTTGCTCAAGGAGGCTATCAAGCCCAATTTGGTGCAGACGCTGGAAAATACCCCCGCTCTTATGCATGGCGGGCCTTTTGCCAACATTGCCCACGGCTGCAACTCTATTCGGGCAACCCGGCTGGCTCTCAAGCTGGCGGATTATACCGTCACCGAGGCGGGCTTCGGCTCCGATCTGGGTGCTGAGAAGTTTTTGGATATCAAGTGCCGCTGTGGTGGGCTGACCCCTTCCGCTGTGGTGGTGGTTGCCACGGCCCGGGCGCTGAAATACAACGGCGGCGTTCCCGCCAAGGAAACTCCTCAGCCCAATCTGGAGGCTCTCAAAGCCGGCCTGTGCAATTTAGGTGCCCATGTGGAAAACATGCAGAAATATGGCCTGCCCGTTGTGGTTGCCATCAACCAATTTGCCACTGACAGTGTCGAGGAGCTGGAGGCCATCGCCTCTTACTGCAAGGAGCTGGGTGCGGATTTCGCCCTTTCACAGGTGTTTGCCAAGGGCGGCGAGGGCGGCCTTGAGCTGGCTCGTCAAGTCGTAGCTGCCTGCGAAAAGCCCTCTGATTTTCAGCCCATTTATGCCTTGGAGCAGTCGGCTCAGGAGAAAATACATACCCTTGCTACCCGGATTTACGGGGCCGCCGGGGTTGAATACACCACCACCGCCAAAAAGGCGCTGGCCGCCATTGAGGCGCTGGGTAAAGGAAACCTGCCGGTGTGTATGGCCAAAACCCAATACAGCCTTTCGGATAATCCGGCTCTGCTGGGCAGGCCTTCCGGCTTCACTCTCAGTGTGCGGGATGTGCGCCTTTCAGCAGGGGCAGGCTTTCTGGTGGTTTTCACCGGCGAGATTATGACCATGCCCGGCCTGCCCAAAAAGCCCATGGCTCTTTCCATCGATGTGGATGAGAAGGGCAATATTCTGAACCTGTTTTAA
- the gap gene encoding type I glyceraldehyde-3-phosphate dehydrogenase has translation MAIKIGINGFGRIGRLVFRAAVAQPDVFEVVGINDPFVDVDYMVYMTKYDTIHGRFDGDVCVKDGKFTVNGKAIEYYASMKPEEIPWGACGAEYVVESTGVFTAQDQASLHLKGGAKKVVISAPAKSAETPTFVMGVNNDKYTKDMTVVSNASCTTNCLAPLTKVINDNFGIVEGLMTTVHSTTATQKTVDGPSKKDWRGGRAAAGNIIPSSTGAAKACALVIPEVKGKLTGMAFRVPTLDVSVVDLTVRLEKATTYEEICAKIKEASEGSMKGILGYTEDEVVSSDFLTDPRTSIFDAKAGIMLNSNFVKLVSWYDNEWGYSNKVLELIKHMNKVDHN, from the coding sequence ATGGCAATAAAAATTGGTATTAATGGTTTTGGACGCATCGGCCGTCTGGTTTTTCGTGCAGCTGTCGCCCAGCCCGACGTTTTTGAGGTAGTTGGTATCAACGACCCCTTCGTGGATGTTGATTATATGGTTTACATGACCAAATACGATACCATCCATGGCAGATTCGACGGTGACGTTTGCGTTAAGGATGGCAAATTCACTGTGAATGGCAAGGCGATCGAATACTATGCCTCCATGAAGCCCGAAGAAATCCCGTGGGGCGCTTGCGGCGCTGAATATGTTGTTGAATCCACCGGTGTTTTCACCGCTCAGGATCAGGCCAGCCTGCACCTGAAGGGCGGCGCCAAGAAGGTTGTTATTTCCGCTCCTGCCAAGAGCGCTGAAACCCCCACCTTTGTTATGGGCGTTAACAACGACAAATACACCAAGGATATGACCGTTGTATCCAACGCTTCCTGCACCACCAACTGCCTTGCTCCTCTGACCAAGGTCATCAACGATAACTTTGGCATTGTGGAAGGCCTTATGACCACTGTTCACTCCACCACTGCTACCCAGAAGACCGTTGACGGTCCCTCCAAGAAGGATTGGAGAGGCGGACGTGCTGCTGCCGGCAACATCATCCCTTCTTCCACCGGTGCTGCCAAGGCTTGCGCTCTGGTTATTCCCGAAGTGAAGGGCAAACTGACCGGTATGGCTTTCCGTGTTCCCACTCTGGATGTCTCTGTGGTTGACTTGACTGTCCGCCTTGAGAAAGCCACCACCTACGAAGAAATCTGCGCCAAGATCAAGGAAGCTTCCGAAGGCTCCATGAAGGGCATTCTGGGCTACACCGAGGACGAAGTGGTTTCCTCTGACTTCCTCACCGATCCCCGCACCTCTATCTTCGATGCCAAGGCCGGTATCATGCTCAACTCCAACTTTGTCAAGCTGGTTAGCTGGTATGACAACGAGTGGGGCTATTCCAACAAGGTTCTTGAGCTGATCAAGCACATGAACAAAGTGGACCACAACTAA
- the rpiB gene encoding ribose 5-phosphate isomerase B yields the protein MIAIGSDHGGFALKEEVKLYLDQLEVPYKDFGTHTETSCDYPVIAEAACRSIQSGECEKALLFCGTGIGISIAANKMKGIRAACCSDTFSARFTRLHNDANVLCMGGRVVGAGLACELVDAFLNSEYLGERHARRVAMITELENKEL from the coding sequence ATGATTGCCATCGGTTCGGACCACGGGGGCTTTGCCCTCAAAGAGGAAGTCAAGCTTTATCTGGATCAACTGGAGGTACCCTATAAAGATTTCGGAACCCACACCGAAACCTCCTGTGATTATCCGGTTATTGCAGAAGCTGCCTGCCGTTCTATCCAGTCAGGGGAATGCGAAAAGGCACTGCTTTTTTGCGGCACCGGAATCGGTATTTCTATTGCAGCCAACAAAATGAAGGGGATTCGTGCAGCTTGCTGCTCGGATACATTCAGCGCCCGGTTTACCCGCCTTCACAACGACGCCAATGTTCTTTGCATGGGCGGACGAGTGGTGGGAGCCGGGCTTGCTTGTGAGCTGGTGGATGCTTTTCTGAATTCCGAGTATCTGGGCGAGCGCCATGCCCGCCGTGTGGCCATGATCACCGAGCTGGAGAACAAAGAGCTTTAA
- a CDS encoding 4Fe-4S binding protein, which produces MKRTIIEIDRDKCNGCGLCVDACHEGALAMVDGKAMLVSDSYCDGLGHCLPQCPVDAIHLIEREAQAYDEELVQERMKEKENKQKAPGGCPSVQAKTLHIGGGCPSAQVKTILREGFPAKMAQLQPNPATAQSELRSWPIQIQLVPVNAPYFDGAHLLIAADCTAFAYANIHEEFMKGKITLIGCPKLDAANYAEKLGAILAQNDIQSVTVLRMEVPCCGGIVHAVQEALKLSGKTIPWGYAIVTTDGALAQRV; this is translated from the coding sequence ATGAAAAGAACCATTATTGAGATAGATCGGGATAAATGCAACGGCTGCGGTCTGTGTGTGGATGCCTGCCACGAAGGGGCCTTGGCCATGGTGGATGGCAAGGCTATGCTGGTTTCCGATAGCTACTGCGATGGGCTGGGCCACTGCCTGCCTCAGTGTCCGGTGGATGCCATTCATTTGATCGAGCGTGAGGCACAGGCTTATGATGAGGAGCTGGTGCAGGAGCGTATGAAAGAGAAAGAAAACAAACAAAAAGCGCCGGGCGGGTGCCCTTCGGTTCAGGCAAAAACCCTGCATATCGGCGGAGGCTGCCCTTCCGCTCAGGTGAAAACAATTTTGCGGGAAGGTTTTCCGGCGAAAATGGCACAGCTCCAGCCCAATCCGGCCACGGCTCAATCGGAGCTGCGCTCTTGGCCCATTCAGATTCAACTTGTGCCCGTTAACGCCCCTTACTTTGATGGCGCACACCTGCTGATTGCCGCAGACTGCACAGCCTTTGCGTATGCAAACATACACGAAGAGTTCATGAAGGGCAAAATTACCCTGATTGGTTGCCCCAAGCTGGATGCGGCCAATTACGCTGAAAAGCTGGGTGCGATTTTAGCGCAGAATGATATTCAGAGTGTCACAGTTCTGCGGATGGAGGTTCCCTGCTGCGGTGGGATAGTGCATGCGGTTCAGGAGGCGCTCAAGCTTTCGGGCAAGACGATTCCGTGGGGATACGCCATCGTTACAACGGATGGAGCCCTTGCACAGAGAGTATAA
- a CDS encoding HAMP domain-containing sensor histidine kinase, with protein MELDLLQSAKQYTEMYQHFPLPVVLVDTRLAVRWNNHKADEFYPHLTHTEGMGQVFAEINMDILREKLSRDGNYTISGLFPLSDVRLSFSPVWQEKELSGIICMVLGDEVLPDSRQIYLSGQTASSLSNGIRDSIDTIFSVMDIASLKAEMMGADWIKNSFNRITFSSYRILRISNNVSEYAKYRSGLIHMEKRVLDFTSSFHVVSETLKALAEEAGVPVSIHWPVQPELLVQMDMQSFERALFNVVHNSLYYTRPGNRVDIYVRQQENKILITIRDRGIGIPADVLPDVFLPYYSYNKGGVTFNSGIGLGLTLSKLIVENHGGTISISSREEEGTSVDISVPVSENTFDMQIPLHQEDTTLSQAMNRFSPVYVCLSDAALSPYRQKDD; from the coding sequence ATGGAATTGGATTTACTACAGAGTGCCAAACAATACACGGAGATGTACCAGCACTTTCCTCTGCCAGTGGTGTTGGTGGATACCCGCTTGGCGGTACGCTGGAACAATCATAAGGCGGATGAATTTTATCCCCACCTAACGCACACCGAAGGGATGGGTCAGGTTTTTGCAGAAATCAACATGGATATTCTGCGTGAAAAACTGAGCCGGGATGGCAACTATACCATCAGCGGTCTTTTTCCTTTGAGCGATGTGCGCCTGAGCTTTTCTCCTGTTTGGCAGGAAAAGGAGCTCAGCGGCATTATCTGCATGGTTCTGGGGGATGAGGTTCTGCCCGATTCCCGGCAGATTTATCTTTCTGGCCAGACAGCCAGTTCGCTTTCCAATGGGATACGGGATTCCATTGATACCATCTTCTCGGTAATGGATATTGCCAGCCTCAAGGCTGAAATGATGGGTGCCGATTGGATAAAAAACAGCTTTAACCGAATCACCTTCAGTTCCTACCGCATTTTGCGCATCAGCAACAATGTTTCGGAATATGCCAAATACCGCAGCGGCCTGATTCATATGGAAAAACGAGTGCTGGATTTCACCAGCTCCTTTCATGTTGTCAGCGAAACATTAAAGGCTTTAGCGGAGGAAGCCGGAGTTCCGGTGAGCATTCACTGGCCGGTGCAGCCGGAGCTGCTTGTGCAAATGGATATGCAGTCTTTCGAGAGAGCGCTTTTTAATGTGGTTCACAACAGCCTGTATTATACCCGGCCCGGCAATCGGGTGGATATTTATGTCAGGCAGCAGGAAAATAAAATACTTATCACCATTCGGGATCGAGGCATCGGTATTCCGGCAGATGTGCTGCCGGATGTGTTTTTACCTTATTACAGCTATAACAAAGGCGGTGTTACCTTCAATTCCGGGATTGGATTGGGGCTGACACTTTCGAAGCTGATTGTGGAAAATCATGGGGGCACTATTTCTATTTCTTCCCGTGAGGAGGAAGGCACTTCGGTGGATATTTCGGTTCCGGTTTCGGAGAATACCTTTGATATGCAGATTCCGCTTCATCAGGAGGATACTACGCTTTCTCAAGCTATGAACCGATTTTCCCCGGTTTATGTGTGTCTTTCGGATGCTGCCCTAAGCCCATACCGGCAAAAAGATGACTAA
- the upp gene encoding uracil phosphoribosyltransferase translates to MSQEPIIFDHPLIQHKLAFLRDKNTNSQDFRDLISEIAMLMCYEATRDLPLMDAQVETPVATANVKVIAGRKLALVPILRAGMGMVDAMLSLIPAAKVGHIGIYRDHVTHQPVEYYCKLPSDICERDVIVLDPMLATGGSAVDAISLIKDRGALSIKFMCVIAAPEGLAALLAAHPDVQVYCASLDKKLDEHAYIIPGLGDAGDRIYGTK, encoded by the coding sequence ATGAGTCAAGAGCCTATTATTTTTGATCATCCCCTGATTCAGCACAAGCTGGCATTTCTTCGGGATAAAAACACCAATTCACAGGATTTCCGGGATTTAATTTCCGAAATTGCCATGCTGATGTGCTATGAGGCCACCCGTGATCTGCCCCTGATGGATGCCCAGGTGGAAACCCCTGTGGCAACGGCAAACGTTAAGGTTATTGCGGGACGCAAGCTGGCCTTGGTGCCGATTCTGCGGGCGGGCATGGGCATGGTGGATGCTATGCTTTCCTTGATTCCTGCCGCTAAGGTGGGGCACATCGGCATTTACCGGGATCATGTAACCCATCAGCCTGTGGAATATTACTGCAAGCTGCCCAGCGATATCTGCGAGCGTGATGTTATTGTGCTGGATCCCATGCTGGCTACCGGCGGTTCCGCTGTGGATGCAATCTCCCTGATTAAGGACAGAGGCGCCCTGAGCATTAAGTTTATGTGTGTGATCGCCGCTCCCGAGGGTCTTGCTGCCCTTTTGGCTGCTCACCCCGATGTGCAGGTCTATTGTGCCTCTTTGGATAAGAAGCTGGATGAGCACGCCTACATCATTCCCGGGCTGGGAGATGCCGGCGACCGTATTTACGGCACAAAGTAG
- a CDS encoding CTP synthase — MAVKYIFVTGGVVSGLGKGITAASLGRLLKERGYKVTIQKFDPYINVDPGTMSPYQHGEVFVTDDGAETDLDLGHYERFIDENLSINSNITTGKIYWTVLNKERRGDYLGGTVQVIPHITNEIKERLYRVASSSAADIVITEIGGTVGDIESQPFLEAIRQVFTEVGRENVICIHVTLLPFISGSNELKSKPTQHSVKELLSLGIQPNIIVCRTEQEIPADMRAKLALFCNTRPEDIIQNLTLPILYEAPLMLEREGLADAVCHHLRLENPTPTLNEWTAMVERMRSPKREVRVGVVGKYVALPDAYISITESLKHAGINHDARVQVILMDSEEITPENVEETLRDCDAIIVPGGFGDRGIEGKICAVRYAREKQVPYLGICLGMQMAVAEYARHVLGYEGATSTEFDEETPYPVIHIMPEQRDITDKGGTMRLGLYPCKLKENSRSRELYGSDLIYERHRHRYEFNNHYRDIFEQNGMNIVGISPDEKLVEIVEIPDHPWFVGVQFHPEFKSRPNRPHPLFSGLVGAALQLQQSDK; from the coding sequence ATGGCAGTCAAGTATATTTTTGTCACAGGAGGAGTGGTTTCCGGCCTTGGTAAGGGCATTACAGCCGCATCTCTGGGGAGGTTGCTCAAGGAACGAGGCTATAAGGTCACCATTCAGAAGTTCGATCCTTACATCAATGTGGATCCGGGAACCATGAGCCCTTATCAGCACGGTGAGGTCTTCGTTACGGACGACGGAGCCGAGACCGATCTGGATCTGGGTCACTACGAGCGGTTTATTGATGAGAATCTTTCCATCAACTCCAACATCACCACCGGCAAAATTTATTGGACTGTACTGAATAAGGAGCGCCGGGGCGACTATCTGGGCGGAACTGTTCAGGTCATTCCCCACATCACCAACGAAATTAAGGAACGCCTTTATCGGGTGGCCTCCAGCAGCGCCGCTGATATTGTCATTACCGAAATCGGCGGCACTGTGGGCGATATCGAAAGCCAGCCCTTTTTGGAGGCAATCCGTCAGGTATTCACCGAGGTGGGCCGTGAGAATGTGATCTGCATTCATGTAACCCTGCTTCCTTTTATTTCCGGCTCCAACGAGCTGAAATCCAAGCCCACCCAGCACTCGGTCAAAGAGCTGCTTTCTCTCGGCATTCAGCCCAACATCATTGTTTGCCGCACCGAGCAGGAAATCCCCGCTGATATGCGGGCCAAGCTGGCTCTTTTCTGCAACACCCGCCCCGAGGATATTATTCAGAACCTGACTCTTCCCATTTTGTATGAGGCGCCCCTCATGCTGGAAAGAGAAGGCCTGGCCGATGCTGTCTGCCATCATCTTCGGCTGGAAAATCCTACCCCCACCCTCAATGAATGGACTGCGATGGTGGAAAGAATGCGTTCCCCCAAAAGAGAAGTGCGGGTGGGCGTTGTGGGCAAATACGTTGCCCTCCCCGATGCTTATATCTCCATCACCGAGAGCCTCAAACACGCCGGGATCAACCACGATGCCCGGGTGCAGGTTATCCTGATGGATTCGGAAGAAATCACCCCCGAGAATGTGGAAGAAACTCTGCGGGATTGTGATGCTATTATTGTGCCCGGCGGCTTCGGCGACCGTGGCATTGAAGGCAAGATCTGCGCTGTTCGCTATGCCCGTGAAAAGCAGGTTCCCTATTTGGGGATCTGCCTTGGCATGCAGATGGCTGTGGCTGAATATGCCCGCCATGTGCTGGGTTATGAAGGCGCTACCTCCACCGAGTTTGATGAAGAGACCCCCTACCCTGTCATTCATATTATGCCGGAACAGCGGGATATTACCGATAAGGGCGGCACCATGCGTTTGGGGCTGTATCCCTGCAAGCTCAAGGAAAACAGCCGTTCCCGTGAGCTTTATGGCAGTGACCTGATCTATGAGCGTCACCGCCACCGCTATGAATTCAACAACCATTACCGGGATATTTTTGAGCAAAACGGCATGAATATTGTGGGCATTTCCCCCGATGAAAAGCTGGTGGAGATTGTGGAAATTCCCGATCACCCCTGGTTTGTCGGTGTTCAGTTCCACCCGGAATTCAAATCCCGGCCCAACCGCCCTCACCCCCTGTTCTCCGGTCTGGTGGGCGCAGCACTCCAGCTGCAGCAATCCGACAAGTAA
- a CDS encoding sulfite exporter TauE/SafE family protein: protein MKNQMGRSKWLFYPLGLAVGFLNGLFCSGGGMVAVPMLKGLGVKGQQAHATSLAIILPLSLLSGFLYWRAGNLELGNALVYLPGGLLGAVVGSWLLPRLKTDWLRRAFGVVILFSAGRLLLK from the coding sequence ATGAAAAACCAAATGGGCCGAAGCAAATGGCTGTTTTATCCATTGGGGCTGGCAGTGGGTTTTTTAAACGGCCTTTTTTGTTCAGGCGGCGGAATGGTGGCAGTACCTATGCTGAAAGGGTTGGGGGTAAAGGGCCAGCAGGCCCACGCAACATCCTTAGCCATTATTCTGCCGCTCAGTCTCCTTTCCGGGTTTTTATACTGGCGGGCAGGCAATCTGGAGCTAGGCAATGCGCTGGTTTATCTGCCGGGAGGCCTGTTGGGAGCTGTGGTGGGGTCATGGCTGCTGCCCCGCCTGAAAACCGATTGGCTTCGCCGTGCGTTTGGTGTGGTCATTCTCTTTTCTGCCGGAAGGCTGCTGCTTAAATGA
- the tsaE gene encoding tRNA (adenosine(37)-N6)-threonylcarbamoyltransferase complex ATPase subunit type 1 TsaE, with amino-acid sequence MKEYTTYSEAETRALGEKLAGLLRPGDVVAYRGGLGAGKTAFTRGLAKGLGLPDEVSSPTFALVHEYRGTGPTLYHFDLYRITGFEDLESTGYFDYLEAGGILAVEWSENALEALPPETITIDIQRVDDTTRRITVEGDDRF; translated from the coding sequence ATGAAGGAATATACCACCTATAGCGAAGCCGAGACCCGGGCTTTGGGAGAAAAGCTGGCCGGCCTTTTGCGCCCCGGCGATGTGGTGGCCTATCGGGGGGGCTTGGGTGCGGGAAAAACGGCCTTTACCCGTGGGCTTGCCAAGGGGTTGGGCCTGCCGGATGAGGTTTCCAGCCCTACCTTTGCGCTGGTGCATGAATACCGGGGCACAGGGCCTACCTTGTATCACTTTGATCTTTACCGGATCACTGGCTTTGAGGATTTGGAATCCACCGGCTATTTCGACTATTTGGAGGCTGGGGGGATTCTGGCAGTGGAATGGAGCGAAAACGCTCTGGAGGCCCTGCCGCCTGAGACCATTACAATTGATATTCAGCGGGTGGATGACACCACCCGGCGCATAACAGTGGAGGGGGATGACCGGTTTTGA